Proteins encoded in a region of the Labrus mixtus chromosome 19, fLabMix1.1, whole genome shotgun sequence genome:
- the LOC132994501 gene encoding cadherin-6-like, translating to MDGRRVCVLMALWVLAHLSSPSFGLKALRRTTGGRKGSTGLTGEDANGVPLRRSKRGWMWNQFFLLEEYTGTDMQYVGKLHSDSDRGDGSVRYVLTGEGAGTLFRIDEKSGDIHATKRLDREEKAYYILRAKAVNRFTSEGLEGDSEFIIKIHDINDNEPRFTKDPYYARVPEMSDIGTSVIQVTATDADDATYGNSARVVYSILEGQPYFSVDPETGLIKTALPGMDREVKENYQVVIQAKDMAGQMGGLSGTTTVSITLSDVNDNPPRFTKTMYEFRVPESIEVGATVGVIRAMDADIGENAEMDYRIIRSDGPGMFDIGANRSTQEGVIVLRKPLDFEKKRQYSLSVQVENVHINPRFFSVGPFRDEATIKIVVEDVDEPPVFERASYVMEVKEDAARNTIIGSVSASDPDDKNSLVRYTIDRRTDMDRVFNVHAGNGSVFILRDLDREENPWHNISVIATEFNNPRQISRVPVYVRVLDVNDNAPTFATNYETFVCENAKANQRIQTISATDPDEPLAGHRFFFSLAQEAAGKANFSVRDNKDNTAWILTRRNSYNSLQKSVYHVPVVISDGDFPMQSSTSTLTIRVCTCDREGNMKLCNAEAFTARAGLSTGALVAILLCVIILLMIVVLFAALRRQRKKEPLIISKEDVRDNVVSYNDEGGGEEDTQAFDIGTLRNPEAIEESKQRRDIVPETFYPPVRRPVLPPIRDNNGDVRDFINQRLQDNDTDPTAPPYDSLATYAYEGNGSVAESLSSLESVTTEGDQDYNYLSEWGPRFKKLADMYGGDDSDRDS from the exons CTCCACTCGGATTCCGACCGCGGGGACGGCAGCGTGCGCTACGTCCTCACtggggagggggcggggaccCTCTTCAGGATAGACGAGAAGTCCGGAGACATCCACGCCACCAAGAGGCTGGACCGGGAGGAGAAGGCCTACTACATCCTCCGCGCCAAAGCCGTCAACCGCTTCACCAGCGAGGGGCTGGAGGGCGACTCCGAGTTCATCATCAAGATCCACGACATCAACGACAACGAGCCGCGATTCACCAAGGACCCGTACTACGCCCGAGTCCCGGAGATGTCTGATATCG GCACTTCGGTAATTCAGGTGACGGCCACGGACGCCGATGACGCCACTTACGGGAACAGCGCCAGGGTGGTGTACAGCATCCTGGAGGGCCAGCCGTACTTCTCTGTGGACCCCGAGACCG gcCTGATAAAGACGGCGCTGCCGGGCATGGATCgagaagtcaaagaaaactACCAGGTGGTCATCCAGGCCAAAGACATGGCCGGACAGATGGGCGGGCTCTCGGGAACCACTACGGTCAGCATCACGCTCTCTGACGTCAACGATAACCCGCCGCGCTTCACCAAGA CCATGTACGAGTTCAGAGTGCCGGAGTCCATAGAGGTCGGGGCCACGGTGGGAGTGATCCGGGCCATGGACGCCGACATCGGGGAAAACGCAGAGATGGACTACAGAATCATCCGGAGCGACGGGCCCGGCATGTTTGACATCGGCGCCAACAGGAGCACGCAGGAGGGCGTCATCGTGCTGAGGAAG cctctGGACTTCGAGAAGAAGCGTCAGTACAGTCTGAGCGTCCAGGTGGAAAACGTCCACATCAACCCTCGCTTCTTCTCCGTGGGGCCCTTCAGGGACGAGGCCACCATCAAGATCGTGGTGGAGGACGTGGACGAGCCGCCCGTGTTCGAGAGAGCCAGCTACGTCATGGAGGTGAAAGAGGACGCGGCGAGGAACACCATCATCGGCTCCGTCAGCGCCTCGGATCCCGACGACAAAAACAGTCTCGTCAG gtACACGATTGATCGGCGCACAGACATGGACCGAGTGTTCAACGTCCATGCAGGCAACGGGTCAGTGTTCATCCTCCGAGATCTGGACAGAGAAGAGAACCCCTGGCACAACATCTCCGTCATAGCCACAGAGTTCA ATAACCCGCGACAGATCAGCCGCGTGCCCGTGTACGTCAGAGTGCTGGACGTCAACGACAACGCTCCGACGTTTGCCACCAATTACGAGACGTTTGTGTGTGAGAACGCTAAAGCTAATCAG AGGATACAAACCATAAGCGCCACAGATCCCGACGAGCCTCTCGCTGGACACAGATTCTTCTTCAGTCTGGCTCAGGAGGCTGCTGGGAAGGCCAACTTCTCCGTCCGCGATAACAAAG ACAACACGGCCTGGATCCTCACGCGCAGGAACAGCTACAACAGTCTGCAGAAGAGCGTCTACCACGTGCCGGTGGTCATTTCCGACGGAGACTTCCCCATGCAGAGCAGCACCAGCACGCTGACCATCCGGGTGTGCACGTGCGACCGCGAGGGAAACATGAAGCTGTGCAACGCCGAGGCCTTCACGGCGAGGGCGGGGCTCAGCACGGGGGCCCTGGTGGCCATTTTGCTGTGTGTCATCATTCTGCTCA TGATCGTGGTGCTGTTCGCCGCcctgaggagacagaggaagaaggagCCTCTGATCATCTCCAAAGAGGACGTCAGAGACAATGTCGTCAGCTACAACGATGAAGGGGGCGGCGAGGAGGACACTCAGGCCTTTGACATCGGCACGCTGCGCAACCCGGAGGCCATCGAGGAGAGCAAGCAGAGGAGGGACATCGTGCCCGAGACCTTCTACCCTCCGGTGCGGCGTCCCGTCCTCCCGCCGATCAGGGACAATAACGGCGACGTGAGAGACTTCATCAACCAGCGGCTGCAGGACAACGACACCGACCCGACGGCGCCGCCTTACGACTCCCTCGCCACCTACGCCTACGAGGGGAACGGCTCGGTGGCGGAGTCGCTCAGCTCGCTGGAGTCCGTGACGACCGAGGGCGATCAGGACTACAACTACCTGAGCGAGTGGGGCCCGCGGTTTAAGAAACTGGCGGACATGTACGGGGGCGACGACAGCGACAGGGATTCCTAA